The Ketobacter alkanivorans genome includes the window CGCTCTCCCAACGTCCATCATTCAACTGTACTTTGCCGATGCCCAAAGGTGCAGGAATTTCAGCTACAAAGGTTCCTAAGTGCTCCATAGGGATTCTCCACACTTCTACTTCAATGGATTGGCCACCGGTTTCGCATCGCATCATGCCGGGGCGAAAGGGTGGGCCTCCAGCCAGGGCGTAGAGCTTGTAATGCGGAGCTGATTGTGTTTTTTCCACCAGTGTGGCGCCGCGCTCATGTAATTGCCAGTTGAGGGGAAGCCCCTGAAGATGTGCACCGCACACCACCACATTGATGTGGCTGGGGGCGGATCGAAGATCCTGCTTGAATGGGGCACCAGCCAAAGCGGTGGCGCCCAAAGGTAATGAGTTGGCGCGCTGTAGTGCACTGCATAATCCCAGCAGTCTCTTGTCTGAAAACGCTCGGTGGAAAAGTGTGACACCAAAGCCGACACCGTTTTGGTAAAAGCCGGATGGAATTGCAACAGCGCTGCAATCCAACAAATTCATAAAGTTTGTATAGAATCCCAGTTTGCTGTTGAGCTCGATGGGGTCATTCAGTACCTCAGCGACCGTATAGATGCTGCCGTTGGTTGGGGTTAGGATGGCATCTACCTTGTTAAGCTGTAAGTTGGCTGCTTGCGCGTATTCCTGCAGCTTATATTGGGCTTGGAATACGTCAATAGCGGATGACTTGTTGCCACTACTGATAATGGTGTGTATTACCGGCAGCATGGAGTGGGGAGAGCTTTCAATTATATCCTGTGTGGCCAGATAGCGCTCGGTAACCCATGGGCCCTCGTACAGCAGACGGGCTGCACTGGTGAAGGCATCAAAATCTATTTCAATGATGTTTGTACCCAGTGCTTGTAGCTGACTAATGCTGTCTGAGAACAGTGCTTTGGCTTCTTCGTTGCCAAAAAAATCAAGTTGTGAGGGTGCGGGCACGCCGATGGTTAACGCTTCAATTTGGCTACTGTAATAGCGCTTCCCGTTCTCGTACGTGTTGGCGCGCGCATAAGCGTCGCTGCTGTCAAACCGAGCCGCCACATCGAACACCGTATTGGCATCGTCAACAGTGAGTGCGAATACTGTTAAGCAATCCAGGCTGCGGCAGGCGGGTACTACGCCAGTGGTACTGAACAAGCCTTTGCTGGGTTTCAGCCCCACGATGTTATTGAGTGAAGCGGGAACTCTGCCAGAGCCTGCGGTGTCGGTGCCAAGAGAAAAGCACACGAGACCATTGGCAACAGTGACAGCAGAGCCTGAACTCGAGCCACCGGAAATGTATTCAGGGTTCAGTGCGTTGCGACATGGCCCCCATGGCTTGGGCGAACGAACACCCACCAAGCCGGTGGCAAATTGATCCAGGTTAGTTTTGCCTAAAGGTATGGCGCCAGCATCCAATAACAGTTGCACTACGAATGCATTGGCTGGTGGTATGTAGGCGAAATCAGGGCAAGCAGCTGTAGTTGGAATGCCTGCAAGATCAATGTTGTCTTTAATTGCGAACGGAATACCAAACAGAGGGAGGTCTTCAGGTTTGGCATCATTTATACGTTCCAAATACAGGTTGAGTTCATCTTCGCTTAAAAGATGTATCCATACAGGATTGGTTTCGTTGAACTTGGCATTGGCTTCGCGCAGGCTGTGAAGCAATGATGCTGGTGTAAAGTCGCCGTTAGTATAGTGCTGTTGCAACCCGGTGATGGTCATATTGACAGTGCTTAGATCCAACATAATTATTCCTGTTTCAAAATAAGTAGGGGCTGCCCGGCAGAAACCTGTTGATCCTGTTGGCGGCAGAGGGATTGGACTGTGCCGCTATCGGAGGACATTACTTCTATTTCCATTTTCATTGATTCAAGTATGCATACGGTTTGGCCTGCAGAGATCTTTTCGCCTTCTGCCACTTTCCACTGCCAGATGCTGCCCGCAACGTGGCTTTCAATAGCAATGCAGTCATCACCCAGAGCTTGCTCCGATGCTGATTGATCATGCCCTGATGGTGTGGAATCGAAATGGAATTGACCACTGTCAATCCAATGTTGCAGCTCGGTTTCGAATGCTTGATTGCGTTGCTCAGTGAAGCAATGAATGCTGGTTTCATTGTCCATTAGAAACGTCTGGTATTGTTTCAAGCTGAACGTGGTTTCTTCAATCTTCAGCGGATACTGTCCGCGGGGAAACTGTTGGCGAATCTGTTTCAGTTCATCTGCGCTCACTTCGTAAAATTTGATTTGATCGAAGAACCGTAATAACCAGGGTTTGGTGAATTCTGCTGTTTGGCGGTAGCGATTCCACATCTGCAGCGTGCGCCCTATAAATTGATAGCCCCCAGGGCCTTCCATGCCGTAAACGCACATATAGGATCCGCCAATGCCGACAGAGTTCTCGGCGGTCCAGGTGCGGGCTGGATTGTATTTGGTTGTTACCAGGCGATGCCGTGGATCCAGTGGCGTTGCTACCGGTGCCCCTAGGTAGACATCACCCAAACCCATTACCAGGTAGTGAGCATCAAATACAATTTTTTTCACCTCTTCAATGCTGTTAAGGCCATTAATGCGCCGGATAAATTCAATGTTGTTGGGACACCAGGGGGCATCTTTGCGTACTGATTGCATGTACTTCTGGATAGCTACCCGGCAGGCTTCATCATCCCAACTTAAGGGGATGTGAACGATGCGTGCTGGCACTGTTAAGTCTTCTTGATGTTGTAGTTCCTGTTCCGCAGCAATCAGTATCTGAACGAGTTCATCAAGTGGCAGTTTAAGGCTGTCATAGTGAATTTGCAGAGAGCGAATGCCAGGCGTCAGTTCCTTTAGAGCCGACAGTGCAGGGTTGGCATGTTTATTTTCCTCTAGCCAAAGCATTAGCGTATGAACAAGAAACCGTAACTCAACATCCAGTTTCTGTGGGCCGTATTCAACCAATAGATATTTGTCACCGGCTGCGCGATACACCACCTCTACGCCGTTTTCAGCCTCACTCAGCCTACTGTGGATGGGCGCAAGCTCAAACAGCGATGCAGGCTGAGGTTCATAGGCTGACACTTCAAGGTTGCTAATTTGATGCTGTTGCGCCAGTTCCATGTTCTTAGCAGTATGCTGGGTAACAGGAACGAACTGTAGAGTGTCACCTGCTCTTAGTTGACCGAGTTTCCAAAGGTCAGCTGTAACGACGGTGGCAGGACAAACGAAGCCTCCCAGCGATGGGCCATCTGGCCCGAGAATCACCGGCATGTCGCCAGTAAAGTCGACAGTGCCAATGGCATATGCATTGTCGTGGATGTTGGAGGGGTGCATGCCTGCTTCACCACCACTGCTACGAGCCCACTCCGGTTTGGGGCCAATCAATCGTACACCTGTGCGACTGGAGTTGTAGTGAACTTCCCAGGTGTGTGCAAAGAAGCTCTGGATATCTTTTTCTGTGAAGAAATCTGGCGCACCGTGAGGGCCATAGGTTACGTGTAGTTTCCACCGATTGGAGATGGCGGGTTTAAGCGCGTCATCCAGTTTTGGAGTGGCCTCTTTAAGGGCATCTTTGTTGCCAGGATCAGCAGTTGTTGAATTGGGCTGCAGCAAGTGCAATACATCACCACTGCGTAAGGCGCGTCCACTGAAGCCACCAAATTGGCCCAGGGTGAATGTGGAGCGAGAGCCCAGATACTGATTGCCATCGAAGCCTCCACTAACTAATAGATAGGCTCTGGCGCCAGCCGTATCTACTTTTCCCAGTATCAACGTTTGCCCGGCTTGCGCACTTATGGTTTGCCAGTTTGCGATGCCCGTGCCGTCGAGTGTGGCTTCAATGGGCGCGCCCGTAATTATAAATTGAGCGTCGTGATTGAACAGCAGCGTCGGGCCGTTGAGAGTGATTTCCAGGCCTGCGGCCAGGTTGGAATTGCCCAGCAAGCGATTACCCAGTTGAAACGAATAGCAATCGAAGGGGCCAGAAGGCGGTACGCCAACATCCCAATACCCAACTCGGCCGGGGAAATCCTGAATCGTAGTAAGCGTACCGGGGCTGATTACATCCACGGTGGCGGGATGATAGGCTAGATCGTTCAGGTAGCGCGTGTGTATACTGCCGTGCTGGAATGCTGCGGTGCGCAGTACAGTTTGTACATAGTCGATATTGGTCTCGATGCCTTGAATAACGCAATGTTCAAGCGCGCGATCCAGGGCGGCGATGGCATCTTTACGTGTTTCAGACCAAGTAATGACTTTTGCCAGCATCGGATCAAAAAAGGGTGAAACTTCGAGTCCGGAACTGATCCAGTGATCGATGCGCAGCTGTGTGCCATCCGTCGGTGGTATCTCTACTGCAGATAATAAGCCAGCGCTGGGCTGAAAGTTACGGTGAGGATTCTCGGCATAGATTCGGGCTTGCACCGCGTGGCCGTGGGGCTTTAAATTTACACTAAGTTCCTTGAGGGAAGGTAGTTTAGCGCCCGCAAGTTGTACCATCCAACGCACCAGATCTACGCCGTAGACTTGTTCGGTTACGCCGTGCTCCACTTGTAGACGAGTATTTACTTCCAAGAAATAGAATGTCTGATCATTTTGATCGTAGATGAACTCGACGGTGCCAGCATTGCGATAATTTACAGCGCTTACGAGGTCAGCAGCTACTTTATGCAAGGTGCTGCGAATGTTGTCGGGCAGGTTGGGCGCGGGGGTCTCTTCTATGACTTTTTGATTGCGGCGTTGGGCAGAGCAATCCCTTTCACCAAGAGCAATGGCGTTACCGAAGCCATCACCAAAAATCTGCACTTCGATATGGCGAGCCTGTTCGATATATTTTTCCAGAAACACGCCGTCGTTGCTAAAGTTGTTGGCGCTTAAGCGTTTTACACTAGCAAATGCATTATGTAGTTGGTCGGGATGATAACAGGTCTGCATTCCAATACCACCGCCACCCGCAGTGCT containing:
- the uca gene encoding urea carboxylase encodes the protein MLEKVLIANRGAIAVRVIRTLKQMGIHSVAVYAEGDADSLHVSQADSAISLGEGGARETYLNQDKLFDIMQQEQIDAVHPGYGFLSENPDFVERCEAAGIVFIGPTAEQMRVFGLKHTARDIARQNQVPLLPGTDLLLTLDSALEAADRIGYPVMLKSTAGGGGIGMQTCYHPDQLHNAFASVKRLSANNFSNDGVFLEKYIEQARHIEVQIFGDGFGNAIALGERDCSAQRRNQKVIEETPAPNLPDNIRSTLHKVAADLVSAVNYRNAGTVEFIYDQNDQTFYFLEVNTRLQVEHGVTEQVYGVDLVRWMVQLAGAKLPSLKELSVNLKPHGHAVQARIYAENPHRNFQPSAGLLSAVEIPPTDGTQLRIDHWISSGLEVSPFFDPMLAKVITWSETRKDAIAALDRALEHCVIQGIETNIDYVQTVLRTAAFQHGSIHTRYLNDLAYHPATVDVISPGTLTTIQDFPGRVGYWDVGVPPSGPFDCYSFQLGNRLLGNSNLAAGLEITLNGPTLLFNHDAQFIITGAPIEATLDGTGIANWQTISAQAGQTLILGKVDTAGARAYLLVSGGFDGNQYLGSRSTFTLGQFGGFSGRALRSGDVLHLLQPNSTTADPGNKDALKEATPKLDDALKPAISNRWKLHVTYGPHGAPDFFTEKDIQSFFAHTWEVHYNSSRTGVRLIGPKPEWARSSGGEAGMHPSNIHDNAYAIGTVDFTGDMPVILGPDGPSLGGFVCPATVVTADLWKLGQLRAGDTLQFVPVTQHTAKNMELAQQHQISNLEVSAYEPQPASLFELAPIHSRLSEAENGVEVVYRAAGDKYLLVEYGPQKLDVELRFLVHTLMLWLEENKHANPALSALKELTPGIRSLQIHYDSLKLPLDELVQILIAAEQELQHQEDLTVPARIVHIPLSWDDEACRVAIQKYMQSVRKDAPWCPNNIEFIRRINGLNSIEEVKKIVFDAHYLVMGLGDVYLGAPVATPLDPRHRLVTTKYNPARTWTAENSVGIGGSYMCVYGMEGPGGYQFIGRTLQMWNRYRQTAEFTKPWLLRFFDQIKFYEVSADELKQIRQQFPRGQYPLKIEETTFSLKQYQTFLMDNETSIHCFTEQRNQAFETELQHWIDSGQFHFDSTPSGHDQSASEQALGDDCIAIESHVAGSIWQWKVAEGEKISAGQTVCILESMKMEIEVMSSDSGTVQSLCRQQDQQVSAGQPLLILKQE
- the atzF gene encoding allophanate hydrolase, whose translation is MLDLSTVNMTITGLQQHYTNGDFTPASLLHSLREANAKFNETNPVWIHLLSEDELNLYLERINDAKPEDLPLFGIPFAIKDNIDLAGIPTTAACPDFAYIPPANAFVVQLLLDAGAIPLGKTNLDQFATGLVGVRSPKPWGPCRNALNPEYISGGSSSGSAVTVANGLVCFSLGTDTAGSGRVPASLNNIVGLKPSKGLFSTTGVVPACRSLDCLTVFALTVDDANTVFDVAARFDSSDAYARANTYENGKRYYSSQIEALTIGVPAPSQLDFFGNEEAKALFSDSISQLQALGTNIIEIDFDAFTSAARLLYEGPWVTERYLATQDIIESSPHSMLPVIHTIISSGNKSSAIDVFQAQYKLQEYAQAANLQLNKVDAILTPTNGSIYTVAEVLNDPIELNSKLGFYTNFMNLLDCSAVAIPSGFYQNGVGFGVTLFHRAFSDKRLLGLCSALQRANSLPLGATALAGAPFKQDLRSAPSHINVVVCGAHLQGLPLNWQLHERGATLVEKTQSAPHYKLYALAGGPPFRPGMMRCETGGQSIEVEVWRIPMEHLGTFVAEIPAPLGIGKVQLNDGRWESGFICEACGLDGAKDITQMGSWRRYIASLG